TTTTAAATTCAGATGTTGTTTTAAATAAGTGTAAGCAGAAGTCTTGTCTAATAGTTTGTCGTATACTGTACTTAGGGCTAATAAAATGCTTGACTTTTGATTAAGATCTTTACCTTTTCTATTTAATTCCAGTGCTTTATTGAAGTAGATTAAAGCCAAGTTATATCGTTTGTTTTTGGCTTCAATAGTTCCTATTTGGTATAGTGCTTCTGCTTTTGTGTTTGCTAAAACAGTATTTTCTGGTTTCGCGGCAATGATCGTAAAAAAAGCTGATGCTAATTTATCATTGCCCTTTTTTTTGGAAAGTATTCCTTTTTGCAGATTAATTAAATCAACATCTTTTTTAATGTTTAAATTTTCTTTAATTTTTTCGGCTTTGAGAATAGAAGTTTCAGCAAGATCATATTTCTTTTTTTCAATATAAACCAAACCGATGTAATAGTATGCGTTGGCCACTTTGTTATTAGGTTTTCTAGAAATACTATTGAATATTACAATGCTTTTGTTGAAAATTTCAAGAGCGTCATTGTGAAGTTTTAGATCAAAGTATATTTTGCCTAAGTTGAAAGTTTGATTGGCTTCGTCTTCAATTTTATTGTTCTTTTTACAATAATTTATTGATTTCTGAGTATATGATAAAACATCTTTATAGTTATTTTCTTTTACATTTTCTGCAGCTAATTTTGAGTAATATGCAACGCTGTCTATTGACACTCTTTTTTGAGGATAGAGTAGTGTTTGAAAGAAAAATAATAATAATAAGAAGTATTTCATGTGTTGCTATTTAGGATATGTGTTATCTCAGTATAGTAACTTATAGGTGATTACTTATATTTGTTTCACTAAATTTATTTTTTATTAAAACTCAATAATGAAATTAGATCAATGATTCGGGAAGAGTATCCAATTTCGTTATCATACCAACCTACTACTTTTACCATTTTATCGATTACGGAAGTAAGCTGAGAATCAAATATACATGAATTTTTGTTACCAAGTACGTCTACCGATACAATTGGATCTTCAGTGTATTCTAAAATCCCTTTCAAATTGGTTTCTGAAGCTAGTTTAAATGCTTCATTTATCTCTTCTATTGTTACATTTTGTTTTACATTGAATGTAATATCAGTTAGAGAACCATCTGGTACTGGGACACGAATGCCGCAGCCACCCATTTTACCATCTAGGGTTGTGAAAATTTTGGTTAAGGCTTTTGCAGCTCCAGTTGTTGTTGGAACAATGGATTGACTTGCTCCTCTGGCTCTTCGTAAATCTTTATGAGGCTGATCGTGTAAACTTTGGTCAGTAGTAAAGGAGTGGATAGTTGTGATATAGGCTTGTTCAATACCACAAAGCTCTTCAATGACTTTAATCATAGGAGCAGCATTGTTTGTGGTGCAACTTGCGTTGGATATAATGACCTCAGTTCCGTCAAGAATAGATTCATTAACGCCTAATACAATTGTTTTTATACTATCTACTTCAGATGGTGCAGACAGGATAACTTTTTTAGCTCCAGCCAAAATGTGAGCATTAATTTCATCAAAAGTTTTATATTTTCCAGTAGATTCTACAACAAAATCGATGTCAATGCTTTTCCAATCTAGGTTAGAAATGTTTTTTTCATGGAAAAATAAAAAATGTTTTCCATCAACTAAAATTCCTTTTTCGTCATGGTTTACTTTAAATGGTAAAACGCCATGAATACTGTCGTATTTTATCAAATGTGCCATCGTTTTTTTGTCGGCAATATCATTGATGGCAACTACTTCAATAGAAGGGTGGTTTAATAGAAGGCGAAATAAATTTCTTCCAATTCTTCCAAAACCATTAATAGCTATTCTTGTCATAAGATTTAAAGTCTTAAAATCTAAAGTCTTAAAGTCAATATTTCTTGCCTTTCGACTTTCTGACTTTCTAACATTCGACTATAATATATGTTTTTGTGCTTTATATGAAGATCGTACCAAAGGACCACTTTCTACATGACGGAAGCCAAGTTGCAAACCATACTCTTCATATTTTTTGAATTGCTCTGGCGTTATGAATTCTTTTACAGGGAGGTGTTTTTTACTTGGTTGTAAATACTGACCAATAGTAACAACATCAACGTTCGCATTTCTTAAATCACGCATGGTCTGGAAAACTTCTTCTTCTTGTTCACCAAGGCCTAACATAATTCCAGATTTAGTTCTGTTAATCCCTTTTTCTTTAAGATATCTTAAAACTTCTAAGCTTCTGTCGTATTTTGCTTGTATGCGTACTTCACGAGTTAATCTACGAACTGTTTCTACATTGTGTGATACTACTTCAGGATTAGCTTCTACGATACGATCGATGTTTCTTTCGATACCTTGAAAATCAGGAATCAATGTCTCTAAAGTTGTGTTTGGGTTCATTCTACGAATGGCTTTTACAGTTTCAATCCAAATAATTGAGCCACCATCTTTCAAATCATCTCGGTCAACACTTGTGACTACAGCATGTTTTATATTCATTATTTTGATTGAACGAGCTACTTTTTCAGGTTCATCCCAATCTACCGTTTCAGGTCTTCCGGTTTTTACACCACAAAAACCACAAGAACGCGTACAGACATTTCCTAAGATCATAAAAGTGGCAGTTCCTTCACCCCAGCATTCTCCCATATTTGGGCAACTTCCAGAAGTGCAAATAGTATTCAAGCTATATTTATCGACAAGTCCTCGAAGTTCTGTATATTTTTGTCCAATTGGTAGTTTTACCTTTAACCATTTTGGTTTTCCAACGGGTAATGTATTATCTAAAATAGTTTCCATATTTCAATTTTCAGACTGCAAAGATAAGGAATGTTGTTTTAGAATTAGAGTTCCATATTTGTGAATTTTAATAAAACTTGTTGGGTTATTGAGCTGATTTTAGGATTTTAAAAAATATTAACTTGAATTCGATTGCAATTTTAAATAAATGGCAAAAATGCATTAATATTTCTTTTTAGTCCTGATCTCTTAAATTACTACCGCAATTACCGTTGTCTTTTTGTTTGAAAAACAAAGATAAAATGAAGAACTGAAACTATATTTTAAAAAGCTAAATGTTTCTCCTTCAAAAGAAATAATACAATTTCAGTTTTAATTAAATTAATTTTTGAGTTTTAAAGGTTTTAAAATACGGAATTTAATAATAAAAGAAAATTCCGTATTTTTTAATACTTGTAGTATCTTTGTTTATTAAATATAAATCAAATATAAGATGGATACAAAATCATTATTACTAGGAGCTTTAGCTGTTTTGTTTGGAATTTCTACAGCAGAAGCACAAATTAATTTTAGTGAAAAAGCCTTAGGAGCTGTTCAAAAGGGAATGACTGGATTTACTTTTAGTGATGAAAATGCTGCAGCTATGTCTAAGCCTGCCGTTGATAAAATGGATACTGAAAATAAAGTAGCATTAGCTACAGATCCTTATGCGATTCGTTTGGCTAGAGTTTTTGGTAAATATACAAAAGGAGAGTTTTATACTTTGAATTACAAAGTTTATCTGACCAAAGATATCAATGCTTTTGCTACTGCAGATGGTAGCGTGCGTGTGTTTTCGGGTTTGATGGATGTAATGGATGATAATGAGTTAATAGCTGTTATTGGTCATGAAATAGGACACGTTAATAATCATGATTCCAGAGATGCTATGAAAGCTTTGTATCAAAAAGAAGCATTGATTGATGCGGCTGCTTCTCAGTCAAATACGATTGCTACGCTAACTGATAGCCAGTTGGCTAAGATTGGTAGTGCTATGATTGATAGTAAATTTAGTCGTAAGCAAGAGTCTGAGGCCGATTTATTTGCATATGATTTTATGAAGAAAAATGGCTATGATGTAAATGCAGAAGAATCAGCATTTAGAATATTAGCAAAAATGAGTGAGGGCAAGGAAAGTTCTTTTATTGATCAAATGATGAGTTCGCATCCTGATTCTAAACTAAGAGCAGATAATGCTAAAGCAAGAGCTGAGAAAGACGGTTTGTATAAAGCGTATGTGCAAAAACCAATCGTTAATACTCTTCCAAAGAAAACAACAACTAAAAAGAAAACAACTAAAAAGAAAAAATAATTTTTCGTTTTTAATTGTAGCAAAAAAAAGGAAAGCTGAATTAATAAAAATTCAGCTTTCCTTTTTTTAATTATAATCTAATTATTTTAAACTAGTTCGTTTGTATCATAATAGGCAAGTTATAGGAAGTTCGAACCGCTTTGCCATCAATCATTCCTGGGTTCCATTTGGTTTTTAATGATTTTAAAACACGAATTGCTTCTTTTCCTAACCCATAGCCAGGATCTTTTAGAACTCTAATATCTGTCATGCTTCCATCTTTCTCAATAACAAAAGAAACGCTCACACGGATGGCAGCTTCGCTATCTAGTTCAGGTTTTTCAAAATTATTACCAACATAAGTATAAAATTTATTGATTCCCCCAGGGAACTCAGGTAATTTGTCTAATGCTGTGCTTGGCATAATGGCATTGGTTGGAATACTAGGAGTGCTTACTACTGCAGTTCCTGTTGAGGGTTCTGTTCCTGTTCCTCCTCCTTCTGTTCCTGTTGCGTTAGTGCTAGGATTGTTTTTGAGATCATCATTAGTAACAATAGGTTCTTGGGTTGCTGCAGTTGCATGAACGATTTCGGGGTTTATAAGTTGTTGATTAGTATTGTTGTTTTCTGTAACTGGTTCTTGAATGTGAGGTACGATGGCTTCTTCAATCTCTGTTTGAGGCACAATAGGAGTTATATCTACAACTACTACCGGAGGTAAATCGGGGACTAAGGAAGGAATCCTATGGTCTGGATTTAAATAATTATAAATCACAGGAATACTAATGGCAGCTGTCAAAAGTAATACTCCCATAAAGAGAGCAAAAAAGGATGTTTTTGTGTTTTCCTGACGTAAATGATACGCTCCGTATTCTTTGTTGCGGTTTTCGAATACAACATCAATCCAGCTAGTTTCGTAGATGTTTAATTTAGACATAATTTACAGATTTAATGGTTAAAGTAGAGATTAAATCATAAGCTAAAGTGGTTTTAACTTCTAACGTATAGAATAAGAATATTATTATCTAAGATAATAAATATTTATTAATTATTTTGTTAAATAATTAAAATATTATACGCGTATGAATAAATACAGGAAATTAATGTCTAAAAAATTAACATTTTTATCTTCTGTTTTGAATAATTTCTGAGAGTAATTTTTTGGCACGAAGCAATTTGATTTTTACATTGCTCAAAGGTTCGTCAATTTTGTTGGCGATTTCCTGGTAGCTCATTTCTTGAAAATAACGCAATTGAATTACTTCTTGATAATGAGGTTTTAGTTCTTTGATGAATTGTAATAATTGAGAAAGATTTTGCTCAGTAATTAAGACATCTTCTGCGGATGGAGTAGTATCGGCAATATTGTAAGCCGTTTGATCTTGCTCGTCAGTAATTTCTATAAAAAGGCTTGATTTCTTTTTACGAATTAAATCGATATGTACATTTTTAGCAATAGAAATTAACCAGGTATTGAATTGAAATTCTGAGTTGTAAGTGGCTATTTTGTCAAATGCTTTAGAGAAAGTTTCAATAGTAATGTCTTCGGCTGTCGTTTCGTTTTCAGTTCTTTTTAGCATAAAACCGTAGACCTCATTCCAGTAGTAATCCAATAGAAAAGTAAAGGCAACTTGATTTCCTTTTTTTGCTTTCTCTATTTGTTTACTTATTTCCAATGTGCGGGTTTTGAAAAAATATTGGTTACAAATACATTAATTTGAGTGAATATAAGTATAATTTCTATAATAGGATACCAATATACTACATCTTTTTCTTTTAATTTTCCTGAAGCAAAGCCAATGATAATCCAAGTAACCAAATATCTAAATCCTATAAGGCTTAAAACCAATATCCATTGAAATTGAAAAACCAATAAGATAATAGGGACTAATAAGAATAATAATTGAGAACTAAAAAATAGACCAAGTTGTATTTTATCAAATGTTTTATAAAAGTTGGCTGTCGCAACGTGTCTTCTTTTTTGAATAAACCAATCTTTGTATGCGGTTTTTGGTGCTGAGAATGTGAAACTTTCAGGCAAATAACTAATAGTTGTATTCTCGGAATTTGCAGCCTGATTGATAAACAGGTCGTCGTCTCCAGAACGAATTTGTATATGGTCTATAAAGCCGTTTACATTAAAGAATTCATCTTTTTTGTACGCTAAATTACGACCGACGCCCATATAAGGTTTTCCTATTTTTGCCCAAGAAAAATATTGAATTGCAGTTAGTAAAGTCTCAAAACGGATTATCTTATTCAAGAAGGAATTATTAATTTTTTCATAAGCTCCATACCCTAAAACAATGGTTTTTTCTTTAGTAAACTGAGAAGCCATGGCAGTTATCCAATCTTTTGAAGTTGGATAACAATCAGCATCTGTAAATAAAAGATGTTCTTTTTGGGCAGCTTTGATACCTAATGTCAAAGCATATTTTTTGTTTCCCCAAAAGGCTTCGTTATTTTTTACTTTAACTAAACGAATATTTGGGTATTGTTTTTCAAATTCTTCAAAAACTTCTAAAGTGTTATCACTGGAAGCATCGTCAATCAAAACGATTTCGAAGTCTGGATAATTTTGTTCTGCTAATAACGGGATGTATTTAATAACATTTTCTTCTTCGTTTTTGGCACAAACTATAACAGAAACCGGAATGTTTTTTTGGCTGATTTCTTGTGTTTTAGCAAAAGAGAATTTTGCAAAAACAATTAGATAATAAAAAAGTTGAATAACAACTATGGCAATAAAAAAGTATAAAATAATTAGTAGCATCTTTTATTTTTTGGCTTTTAAAAACGATTGCAAATGTAATTAGCAATTGTGGATTATCAATATAAAATCAGTAATTACTTTAATTTTTCACCCATTTCTTTTGCTACAGCCAGAGATTGAGGGTTTTTGGTTTTTTCCAGTTCTGTAATAATGTTTGCGTAATTTTTGGCATCCCGATTTTGCGACATTTTTTTTGTGGCTTGAATTTCATCAATTTCAATTTCAAAAGCAATAATGCCTTTGGCTTCACGCATTGTTTTTGCAGATAAATCCTCGACACGAACCGGGTTTACAGAATTGGCTTCATATTTGTCAACTAATTTTTTTAGGGATTCTATAGCGGCAGCTTCATC
The Flavobacterium sp. 5 DNA segment above includes these coding regions:
- the gap gene encoding type I glyceraldehyde-3-phosphate dehydrogenase; protein product: MTRIAINGFGRIGRNLFRLLLNHPSIEVVAINDIADKKTMAHLIKYDSIHGVLPFKVNHDEKGILVDGKHFLFFHEKNISNLDWKSIDIDFVVESTGKYKTFDEINAHILAGAKKVILSAPSEVDSIKTIVLGVNESILDGTEVIISNASCTTNNAAPMIKVIEELCGIEQAYITTIHSFTTDQSLHDQPHKDLRRARGASQSIVPTTTGAAKALTKIFTTLDGKMGGCGIRVPVPDGSLTDITFNVKQNVTIEEINEAFKLASETNLKGILEYTEDPIVSVDVLGNKNSCIFDSQLTSVIDKMVKVVGWYDNEIGYSSRIIDLISLLSFNKK
- the lipA gene encoding lipoyl synthase, which produces METILDNTLPVGKPKWLKVKLPIGQKYTELRGLVDKYSLNTICTSGSCPNMGECWGEGTATFMILGNVCTRSCGFCGVKTGRPETVDWDEPEKVARSIKIMNIKHAVVTSVDRDDLKDGGSIIWIETVKAIRRMNPNTTLETLIPDFQGIERNIDRIVEANPEVVSHNVETVRRLTREVRIQAKYDRSLEVLRYLKEKGINRTKSGIMLGLGEQEEEVFQTMRDLRNANVDVVTIGQYLQPSKKHLPVKEFITPEQFKKYEEYGLQLGFRHVESGPLVRSSYKAQKHIL
- a CDS encoding M48 family metalloprotease — protein: MDTKSLLLGALAVLFGISTAEAQINFSEKALGAVQKGMTGFTFSDENAAAMSKPAVDKMDTENKVALATDPYAIRLARVFGKYTKGEFYTLNYKVYLTKDINAFATADGSVRVFSGLMDVMDDNELIAVIGHEIGHVNNHDSRDAMKALYQKEALIDAAASQSNTIATLTDSQLAKIGSAMIDSKFSRKQESEADLFAYDFMKKNGYDVNAEESAFRILAKMSEGKESSFIDQMMSSHPDSKLRADNAKARAEKDGLYKAYVQKPIVNTLPKKTTTKKKTTKKKK
- a CDS encoding energy transducer TonB; this encodes MSKLNIYETSWIDVVFENRNKEYGAYHLRQENTKTSFFALFMGVLLLTAAISIPVIYNYLNPDHRIPSLVPDLPPVVVVDITPIVPQTEIEEAIVPHIQEPVTENNNTNQQLINPEIVHATAATQEPIVTNDDLKNNPSTNATGTEGGGTGTEPSTGTAVVSTPSIPTNAIMPSTALDKLPEFPGGINKFYTYVGNNFEKPELDSEAAIRVSVSFVIEKDGSMTDIRVLKDPGYGLGKEAIRVLKSLKTKWNPGMIDGKAVRTSYNLPIMIQTN
- a CDS encoding RNA polymerase sigma factor, producing MEISKQIEKAKKGNQVAFTFLLDYYWNEVYGFMLKRTENETTAEDITIETFSKAFDKIATYNSEFQFNTWLISIAKNVHIDLIRKKKSSLFIEITDEQDQTAYNIADTTPSAEDVLITEQNLSQLLQFIKELKPHYQEVIQLRYFQEMSYQEIANKIDEPLSNVKIKLLRAKKLLSEIIQNRR
- a CDS encoding glycosyltransferase; translated protein: MLLIILYFFIAIVVIQLFYYLIVFAKFSFAKTQEISQKNIPVSVIVCAKNEEENVIKYIPLLAEQNYPDFEIVLIDDASSDNTLEVFEEFEKQYPNIRLVKVKNNEAFWGNKKYALTLGIKAAQKEHLLFTDADCYPTSKDWITAMASQFTKEKTIVLGYGAYEKINNSFLNKIIRFETLLTAIQYFSWAKIGKPYMGVGRNLAYKKDEFFNVNGFIDHIQIRSGDDDLFINQAANSENTTISYLPESFTFSAPKTAYKDWFIQKRRHVATANFYKTFDKIQLGLFFSSQLLFLLVPIILLVFQFQWILVLSLIGFRYLVTWIIIGFASGKLKEKDVVYWYPIIEIILIFTQINVFVTNIFSKPAHWK